In Scleropages formosus chromosome 6, fSclFor1.1, whole genome shotgun sequence, the genomic stretch TGCTaagtaggttctgtaaaaatcttagATTAATCTTTAACAGCTTAAAAATTCTCTTTAAGACACTTCTTTGTTAAATTCAAGtgatgttaaaattaaaattattttacaaaacagtttAATCGTTTTCACAACCTCCTAATCAGTCCCAACCGCTTCATCCCCTAAGAGCCTCCATTGTTTGTCAGGTTCTGGCCAGTTTCAGCTTCCTTACTAACTTACATAATCCAAAAAGTTAATAATACATgcacatcccttgatttatcaGGGTTAGGTAATGTAAAAGGTTTGgataaaactataataaaatactttatttttgacATTCATTGACGTGGAActacattaaaagtaatttataatGAATCTAAAAAATAACGTTATcgtcacacatttttcattttatgccaTGATTGTTAACGGATTCATATGCAACCTTAGTCACCTTATTTGGGGACCAGACAGgaactgtaaacaccgtggaactGAGTTGAATTATGTCCCCCCCCAACACTCCGGTGCGCTTTGGGTACGTTTTATCGTTACCAGCTACTAGCTGCAGAAACCTATGTCACATTCGCTTAAtggaacaaaatgcaaataaagtaaCGAAACTGTGTAGTTaaggtgaaaaaaatatatatcttggaaaatacaatgtatacGGTCCGAAAGTTTGAAGGAAATAAGCAGCCAACACCAAAGCAAAACATGATACATTTCATTGACACTTGGCTCACTGAGCGTGTAAATTCCCCATTCATGTGACAATAAATACCGAGAGATAAAAAACTATAAAGCGCCGATCATTTCTACGTCAAAGCAGAAAAGTAAACCAATAAGGGGGAGAGACGGGCGAAGTTGGTGCGGCAAATTAAGTCATTGTTGACCAATGGTAGAGGCGGAAGGATAAAGAAAGACGCGATTGGCGAAGAGGAAAGGTTCCCCGTATTAAAAATAGTCGTTTCTCTTTTCTCATTGGTTGAACGGAAATCAATCTGAGGGGCAATGGGCGGGACAATGGGAGGGACTCTGCCGTGTCCGCGAGGGGGGTGTACACCAGGGAAGACGGAGGGACGGACGGAGGGCCAGGAAGGAGAAGCGGGCTGCTGGTGGTGAAGATGGCGGATGGAGACAGCGGGAGCGAACGCGGTGGAAGTAGCGGAGGCGGAGGGGGCAGTGGGTTCCAGCACTTCCAGAGAGAGCAGGAGACGCAGGAACTGGCGTCCAAGCGGCTTGACATCCAGAACAAGCGCTTCTACTTGGACGTGAAGCAGAACTCGAAGGGCAGGTTCATCAAGATCGCCGAGGTCGGAGCCGGCGGCTCCAAGAGCCGCCTGACCCTCTCCATGTCGGTAGCGGCCGAGTTCCGCGACTACCTGGGCGACTTCATTGAGCACTACGCGCAGCTGGGGCCGAGCAGCCCGGAGCAGATCGCGCAGTCCTCCGGCGGCGAGGACGGCGGGCCGCGGCGGGCCCTGAAGAGCGAGTTCTTGGTCCGCGAGAACCGCAAGTACTACCTGGACCTGAAGGAGAACCAGCGCGGCCGGTTCCTGCGGATCCGGCAGACCGTCAACCGCGGGCCGGGCTTCGGCGTCGGGGGCCCCGGGGGCGGCCTGCAGGCCGGCCAGACGATCGCGCTGCCGGCTCAAGGCTTGATCGAGTTCCGCGACGCGCTCGCCAAGCTCATCGACGACTACGGCGGCGAGGACGAGGAGctgagcggcggcggcggcgctgcgGCGGGGGGCTACGGCGAGCTTCCCGAGGGCACCTCCATCATCGTGGACTCGAAGCGCTTCTTCTTCGACGTGGGCTCCAACAAGTACGGCGTGTTCCTGCGCGTGAGCGAGGTGAAGCCGAGCTACAGGAACTCCATCACGATCCCCTTCAAAGCGTGGGGCAAGTTCGGCGGGGCCTTCTGCCGCTACGCCGAGGAGATGAAGGAGATCCAGGAGCGGCAGCGGGACAAGATGTACGAGAGGAGGGACGAGTCGGAGGGCGACGACGTGGACGACGACTGAGGGGAGCGCGCGGCCGCGCACGAGTCGAGTGTGACTGAAGCCGCGCGATCGCCGCGCGGAAGCGACCTGATGATGAACGTGCATGAAGAAACGATTCGAATCACACTTGCAGAGTCAAAGGAGGCCGAGTCCGCGTGCGCcaggaaccccccccccttcaaaaaaagaaaaaaaaagaaaaaaaaaaagtggtgtcCGGCCTTCCACGTGGGggtgtttccaaaaaaaaaaaaaaaaaaaattaggctgCCCTAGAGCTGGATACTTGTCCCCTGGGTAATACCATAGTACAGCTGTTTCCCCTCAGTGACCTAACGACCACAACTCGGTTTTTATACctaaaacacactctctgttttGAGCAGTGCGTTTTAGAATATAAACATGGACATTTCTCACcaaggttatttaaaaaaaaaaaaaaaaaaaaaaacaggaaaaaaggttAGTCTATATCTAAGTGTGTCCACTGTGAACATGAGAACCagcatacgtgtgtgtgtgtgtgtgctggagttGGTGCTGGTGCTGCACCCCAGCAGGCTTCTCATGACTGCTCACAAGGAAGGAATATTCATCAACAAACACAGTGGGACTGAATGTGCACACATGACCCTGTCGCCACCGAACCTTAACCATGCGGTGAGACAGTAGTCCTGTGTCCAGATTGTTACTCTGACCAGACAAGGTGCTTGATGTCCATACTTCAGCAGAAAGGTTAGTCACTGAGGGGGGGTGAATAAAATAGCGGTACTCGAGAGCTCTGTTCCGGAGGCCGGGAATATTGTTACTATGCTCTTTTGGAGTTTCTAAGAGTCGAACTATTTAGATTTTTGGATCTTTTAAAGGGAATGACATTTGAAACGAACAGCTCGTGTGGACCTTAACACACAAGGTAACGTCACTCATTCTTTTACTTGGAGATATTTAGACTGTGGGAAATGTGTTCTGTTGGACAGAGATGCATGgatgacatttaaaacaatgggTGAAAGTTTACCTAAAACCTAGACAGACCagcataacattttaaaatgtctaagTAGAAAAAGTATATGGATTACAGAATTCTAAGTAAATGCGTAACAGGCTTAATTCCTAAATTAAGCTTGGATGCAAGGTGTTGGTCCaggttttttattttgctaatgttccttaaagtttaattttatgtCCAACACAGATTGGAAGAGAATAGCCTCTATGCTTCTAGAAAAAATATTGACAATATATACTTTACTGTATACTTCTGATACAGTAGTTtctgtttcatcttttttttcccctcttccccAAACTGCCCAAAGCGGTTGTCAGCGTAACCTTTGGACCCACCCTGCTTTCAAGGAATTTACACTAAGTTtaaagtaggtttttttttttcttttttttttttctttgtctttccctCAGTAATATATTGGCTCAAAAGTTTGCAGACCTCCCAAGAAACATTTCCAGGGGTCATATAAGTATTTTGAATTGTGCATGCTTGTTCCAGTTTTTAACTGCTTTGTGTTAATTTATTGCATAATCTGATTTACTGTACATTGGTATAATCAACTGTAGAaaagcttttgatttttttcttttttttaaattttatttagctgaaaacagaaaggggggtggaggtggggaggggggtagaAGAAGCAAGGCCCTACTTGCCATGCTTTGGACCTTGCGATGTACCAAGCTTCGCGTCCCAGTTCGAATTGCGGTGCGACTCTCGGAACATATTACTACTTCAGCCCGGTGGACTGTCCATGTTGTTAGTAAATTCTGTTTCAAATGGACTATTTTTATGCTTCTCCGCAGCAAAGAATTTTCCTCCCTGATCATCCGAGAGGAGTAGCGTGTGTTTATCTTCACAACTTAGAGTACGTCCATGTTTCTGTACCGTTGCGTGAAATGGCAGCTGTTTCAGTCTCGTATTCTGCTGTAATGACCTCTCCAGCTCTcctgaaaaataatacaataaaaattcttTGCTGAGGAAAACGCTTCAAACTGTCCCACAGGAAGGTGTGTAAACTAcagcttgtggaaaaaaaaacgtgatcTGAGGAGGGACTACTGTGGGGACAGATGTTAAGTGAACGTTTTGGCGTTCGGAGGTGGGCCGCCTCTCCCCGCGCGGGGAGGGGCCGTTCCGAGCCGAAATAACCGCGCGGATGGTTCGCTGCCGCCGCCTTCGAAGAGTTGCCTCCTGTATAGGATCGCCAGTAGCCACAACCAAGGCGGTGACCGCATGGCTGCGGGCCGACTGCGTCGTGCGTTTAAAAGAGGCTCGGACAGGCTGGGGTTCCACTTGTTAACCCAGCGACCAAGAATTCAGCTGCTCTCATCACTCCTGTGGGCTGTGGGGCTACAGGGCCTGACCGCTGCAAACCAAACACGCACATAGAAGAACCTCACAGGAGACAACTGGAGGGCGGTGACCATTTGTTCGGTGGCTGTCGTCCAGCTGATTTACACCAACCTCCTGGCAGAAGTTTGGAGGGCAGTCCGGTCCCACAGTGCTTTGAAACTGAAACCGCTGTACCTCTTTCCAACAGCTAAGTGTCTTAAAAACGTTATTTCTAACAAGTTATGGAGGCATGGATGCAACAATTCATAGGAGTGTCGGAGCAAACAGGAGGAGGTCCAAACTGCGCTTTGTTTTTAAGGGGTTTCAAACAGTTGGCTGTTGTGAGCGTCATCTGTCCAGTTCTGTGCTCAGACTTTGGGATATCGAAATAGTTCATGGACCTTTTATACCAGTTAAAGTTGGTTTGCTCAAATGTGGCGGCTGTTGAAGGTTCTGGAAAGAACCCTGTCCCTGCAGTGGACAGGCAGCAGGAGTTGGCTTTGTGGGCGCTGGTGCTAAGAGGCAGCTGAAAGCATGACCTAGCAGAGCAGCTGTAGCTGAGATCCTCGCTCGCTCTTTCCTGTCGTCTTCAGCTGTTATGACGGGGGGGATCTAGCGAACATGTGTTCTCATTGAATGAGAGGGAAGGGTAGCGTGCAGAAGTTAAAGGAGAATGAAGATGCATGCGGAGAGGGGTGTTGAAGGCATTAAGAGCCGGTCGAGCTCCGTGAGACGGTTTGAGATGTTTCGGTCTACCTGCATCTGTTGTTGTGACTGGTGGAAgacatgttggtgaagtatatCATGTATGAGGAGGTCTGTGTTGGGGGGGCATGCTGAGAGCCGGGTGTTGAGATTTAGTTGCACAGTTGTGCCGCTGTCCCCTTGGACAGGCCTGATGGGGGGACCATTAGGCTCCGAAGTTCCGTGCTGCCGGAACACGGAAAACGTGCGTTAATCGGCAGTCGTAATTGAAACCAGCTGCGCTTCATAGCTGGTGTGACAGCTGGTACCCAGGGTACCTTCGTAGAAATACCTACAAGTGGTCCAGGGCACATGATGGACTCAACAGTGAGAGCGTAATCCTATCCCAGGTTGGGAGAAAATCCAAAAATGTACTCATCTCTGTGTTGAGATGTATGATGGACTGGATCGCTGGTGGAGCCCAGAACCCCTCTAGTTTGAAACTGGTCCTTGGGCTTTGAGAAATGGGCACGTGGCAAACGTTGTGTGGTTTTACGCCACAGAAAGAATGTCTTCTCTGTGAAGAATGTTCAATAATCCTGAGTACAGAGCATCTCCTTCATGGTTTGGTGCAGATGATTCCTCCAGAAGCTCCTGTAAAGGCTTCGTTTAAGGTGGGATTCTGGAGAGAGAGTTGGAGATCTTTCTCTCCAGTGGGGGTTAGGTGATTTTGGGACGTTTCCTGTTGCAGTTGAATTTGACTGCAGCAGATGTGCTGTCTTACAGTGACAGGAGTGGGGCGAAGTAGACCAAAAGTCGATCTGGAGGAGACGCAAGCCCACTGGTGCAGCTCGGACTGGGTTTGGGTCCGGGTCCGGTTCCGCTCCGAAAGCTGCgttttaaatattgttataGTTTTATCCATAAGCACAacttaaaacatgcatttccGCAGAGAGCACTCTAGATTCTCGGCCGTGCCGCTGATCCTTTTTCTGAGAAGCATTTACCACATTTCCCAGGTGTACCCTGCAAGCGAGGCTTTTCATACACGGATGCAGCGCACATTGACATTTCTGAAAGGAATCGGTGTGAGAGTTCATCGAAACAGTGGAAAAGAACCCTAAGCATTCGCTCTCTGCATTCTGAATATACCATGGTGAACGTGTTCCAAAAGCATCATCATCCAACATGACCGGAAGGAAGTACAATTTGGATTTGATGTgtggaccccccccacccccccaaggtGGCTATGACATACGCAGTCCTCCTAGTCCACAGCAGTAGGTATTGTGCGCAGTGCCCACCAAGCGGGACAGTGACAAGGGTTAGGGGTTCGATCAGCTCCTACAGTAGTTGCCGCCGTTGCCAGGCAGCCCCTCTGATGGAGCCTGTTGCGGTGCCCAGCCGGACCTGCGCTCCTTTTTACtatcaacattttattttcctttttcaaataGAGTTTTACAAGTCTATATTTAGAAAATTTAATGTATGTTTGTAtcaaataaagaaacatataattaatgaaaagcTTAAAACTACCAAAGCTGTCTTTTGTCCTCTtctttgtgtgcttttctttcctccttggagcgtttaaaaaaattgatttcaaTTGTTGGACAATTGCTTAAATAAGTCTTGAGTTTCTTTCATTGTTCACCGTGCTACTATTAGTAACAATAACTTTTAATACTTTTCATGACCTGTATAGTTACAGTAATGCCTAAATGTTGACTGTGCTACTCCTAGGAGGAATTCACCCGAAGAATTCAcgttttagtcatttttaaattctcttttgtgtggattttcttCATACACCCGATTGCCACGTGGATATTGATCCAGCAGAACTGGTACTAGGTTTACTGTACAACAGAATCTTGCACGTTAACTAAACTCCAGgtgtttttattataaagcCATAAGCCTACAGAGTTCATGCTTGACTAACTGAATGtggacttttttaaattataaatattaactgTTACATTGAAGGGATTCTGCACCATagatacatatatgtataaaatatcaGCATATTCCCTGAGCTGAAAAATACTATTAATTAAACTAATATCCATGAAGTAAAGTTTGTGCATCCCCTGTCGCTGGGGAATATAGGTGGAGTTCAAATGACTGTACTAGAAGGTCATCCATGGAGAGGAATACTTTGTCTGCCTTCTTATTTAGCTGGTTGAAGTCCTTCTGAACCAATGATGATGCAACTCTCCGatagtttccatggaaacatgaAACTTGTGCTGCTAATTGAGGTCAGCAAGTGGTTGTTTAATCGTGATTAAGGGCTGTGGTTTATTACACTTCCAGCACAAGTGTTTACATTTGCCACATCACTGCTGGGATTTTCCAGGCTTTTGCTCTGCGTTGACGGAGAGATGTTTACCAGAACACAAAGGAAAGGCCTTCCATCAGTTGGGTGACTGCCGGCTCCTTAACCGCCTTGCGCTTCCCCCTTAGTGACAGCTTCGTGCTTCGGTGTAGGGTGGGGGTGTAGGTGGAGACACAGGAACGTGTAGCGCTGCTCTAGATTTCTTGCCAGATCAAGTAGAGATTATTCCTCACGCACTAGGAGCTGATGGGAGCCATAAGATTAGGTTCAGCTTCTAGGCTTTAGTCCTGGGTTTTAGGGCACAAGAGTTTgtcgctttttcttttctcccaaaGGATCCACCGTCAAAGTACCTGAGATCCGTAACCAAATGGATCAACATGGAGGTTTTTCTCTGGTTGAAGGCAGAGTGCGATAGGATGCATTAAAACTGTCCGAACAGGTGACCACAAATTCTGGTGGACATTCCGGCATAACGAGAAGTATAAATCTGAAGCCCTTTTCAGACCTGACAGTGCAGGTGATTGATGTTCACATTATTCAGGTTGGGCTGTGTTTTATGTAGTCATGcatgattttattttgttaatggtTAAGGTGACtagcaaactggaaaacttcacACTTGATGGAGAAGAAATAGTGAAAGAAGATAACTTCAGTCTACTCagatcaataatcaataaagaAGTAGCAAGCAGCCGGGAAATCCGACGACGAATTGCTCTGGGCAAAACTGCCGTGAAGAGCTTGAACAAAATTCTCAAGTGCAGGGATGTGACTCTACACAAAAGTCAGACTAGTTCAAGCCGTGGTCTTCTCAGTCACATCATACGGATGTGAGAGCtggacagtgaagaagatggaccGGAGGAAAATTGATGCCTTTGAACTACGGTGCTGGCGAAGGATCCTGTGTTTACCCTGGACGGCCCGGAAAACAAATGCATGGGTATTGCAGTAGATCAAACGGAAAATATCATCGGAAGCTCAGACGACGCGGCTTTGACTCTCTTATTTCGGACACATCATGCGGCGAGGacagtcaatggaaaaggacatcgtgctgggcaaagtggaaggtcagCGTAGAAGAAGAAGGTCTGCTATGTGGTGGATCgacacaatcaccacagccatggatgccccactttcaagtcttaACCCGGTTGGCGGAAGACCAGATGCTTTTtaggacaactatccatagagtcgtCATGAGTCGATATTGACTTgacggcacctaacaacaacagTGGTTAACGCGAATGAGCGTCTTGACAGTCTTTTCCAGTAAAGCCCTAATTCCTGGAAAACACTATGTCAAGACGTTCACTTGCGTTAACCATTGTTGTTGTTACGTGCCGTTGAGCATCTTCCTTCTCTAGACCCTTTGTCGCTTCTACTTCCACGCTCTTCCCTGTGCTGTCCTAACCTCCATCCCACCTACCTTTCTCTCTAGAGGTTTCCTCAGCGTAACCTATTTCTTCCATAATAAACTGCAATCGGCAAATAATCCCCACAGCCTTTTCACCACTTTTTCTTCGTGTTCTCTCCTCCTTCCCCCAAGACTTACTGCTAACAATTTTGGATTATTTGCTTGGAGGCAAATTTGATTCCATCACCAACAAATTCCTGACATTCGACTACCCCACTGATGCTAGGACTCCCAACACACCTCGTTCTTCGCATGTCAACCTCttaatgaaagtaaaagttCTGACCTCCTGCTCTCCCACCGAGTGACTACCTGCTTCCTTGATTGCATCTCTTCTCCTTTCTTGCATTCCATTTCTCCACAactcatttattttatcatatttgaTTCTGCATTCTTCTCTGATCACTTCAAACCTGCCTTTAAATTTGCCCCATCTCACCGCTGTAAAAGGTACCTTATCTGGACCCCAACCAAACTACCCAATCCAAAATTACAGGCATGTCTTTCTTCTCCCTTTTCAAGACTCTTGACCATGCAGCGTGCAACCAGTTATCTGCATTCCTTAGCATGAATGATCTCCTTGATGAATACCAATCTGGATTTGCCATTTCCCTCAGACTACCCACCTTGTCACAGGATCTTCAGTTGGTGTCCTTTCCtcagtcctcattctcctcagCCCCTTTGCAGCCTTTGACATCGTCAACCACTGGATCCTACTTTGCGCTCTAGAACAGATTGGAATCAAAGGAACAGTattgaaatggtttgagtcttacctacCAGATAGGTCTTGTGAGGTGGTATGGTGTGGCTACCTGTTTCCCCCTCACTTTCTCCTAATGGGTGTTCTGCAGAGCTTGGTGCTAGGCCCCACACTATTTTCCGTGTACACTGCTTCACGTGACTCTGCCATCAAGCTTCTCCAGCTGATCTGCAATGTTGTGGCGCGATGCTGTGTTCCATTTGTCAAAGTGATCCTGTGTATCCTCCCTCTTCATTTCTTTCCAATGGATTCCTGTGGCTGCTcctatcaagttcaagactctgctTACAGTGTGCAAGATGATCTGCATCCCGATGCCTACAGAGTGAGAGCGTTTCCTGTACAAGAACAAGAATGGTACACTGCTCCATCGTAGGCAGCTTGGTGATCCCACTCACAAGAAGTTCAAAACTGAGTCCATAGGTTCTTGGTTTGAGCTCCAATGCGGTGGAATTAGCTTCGCTCTTCCTTAGAACTGACTGTGAATCCCTTTCCGGATTCAAAAAGTGTTGAAACACGCCTCTTCCAGAGCCACTTCTGTCTTGATCTCCGAATAGTTCTGCTATTTTGCATGACACTGTCTGTTATGATTGCTGCTGCATTTCCGGTCAGACTGAATTCTATAGGCAGCTGTTCGTGTAATATGTGCTGGCAGCACTGGTGCAATCGGACAAGTTCTCTGTGCTTCACCAGTCGTCTTATTTGATGTCAAcgaggagaaaagtgtctgctaaacgaagacaattaatttctttaatattttatttctttaactgttCAACACTCAGAACGCGACAGGAAGTAGATGCCGATTGAGGTACGACTGGAGCACTTTGTAGAGAATAACATCATAAagggctttttttccccatcctaAAATTTTGATGAATGCGGTGGGGTCACgtcaaacacaaaataaacatcGTAGTTTTACCACAAGGgtcacacatttacatgcacTTCCGTGCTGTAACACCACTTACATACTCATACTGCTAGTATCAGCCATAATAAATAAGCTGCCCGATGCTCTATGTCCCAATTCAGCTCCACATTACATTATGTAATAAAACTTCCACAGGACCCATCATGTAAACCCCCCCCACTGCAAGCAAGCTCCATTTCTAGAGTATTGCCCAactgggagggggggaaggggtTGCACCATTGCCTGC encodes the following:
- the purbb gene encoding transcriptional regulator protein Pur-beta gives rise to the protein MADGDSGSERGGSSGGGGGSGFQHFQREQETQELASKRLDIQNKRFYLDVKQNSKGRFIKIAEVGAGGSKSRLTLSMSVAAEFRDYLGDFIEHYAQLGPSSPEQIAQSSGGEDGGPRRALKSEFLVRENRKYYLDLKENQRGRFLRIRQTVNRGPGFGVGGPGGGLQAGQTIALPAQGLIEFRDALAKLIDDYGGEDEELSGGGGAAAGGYGELPEGTSIIVDSKRFFFDVGSNKYGVFLRVSEVKPSYRNSITIPFKAWGKFGGAFCRYAEEMKEIQERQRDKMYERRDESEGDDVDDD